Proteins encoded within one genomic window of Brachybacterium avium:
- a CDS encoding SDR family NAD(P)-dependent oxidoreductase, translating into MPDMSGKNGIITGAGGGIGRASALAFASAGANVMIMDIAAEPLEETARLIREAGGTVETMVGDASDEDFAAQMVARTVELWETLDFAHNNAGIGTAATPFTQQERAMWDRVFTLNVFGTMSFMKHELRQMEKQGFGAIVNTSSMSGKNGSPGLSPYNASKWALNGMTQTAALEYAEQGIRVNAICPGATFTAALAAWKDSSPREYEGYTSAIPMKRAAEPREQADAAVWLCSAEAGYVTGTLLNVDGGEGILGKQ; encoded by the coding sequence ATGCCTGACATGTCAGGGAAGAACGGGATCATCACCGGAGCGGGCGGGGGCATCGGCCGTGCCAGCGCGCTCGCCTTCGCCAGTGCCGGGGCGAACGTGATGATCATGGACATCGCCGCGGAGCCGCTCGAGGAGACCGCACGGCTGATCCGGGAGGCCGGCGGGACCGTGGAGACGATGGTCGGCGACGCCTCCGACGAGGACTTCGCCGCGCAGATGGTGGCGCGCACGGTCGAGCTGTGGGAGACGCTCGACTTCGCCCACAACAACGCCGGCATCGGCACCGCCGCGACCCCGTTCACCCAGCAGGAGCGCGCGATGTGGGACCGGGTGTTCACGCTGAACGTGTTCGGCACCATGAGCTTCATGAAGCATGAGCTGCGCCAGATGGAGAAGCAGGGCTTCGGGGCGATCGTGAACACGTCCTCGATGTCCGGCAAGAACGGCAGCCCGGGCCTGTCGCCCTACAACGCCTCGAAGTGGGCGCTGAACGGCATGACGCAGACCGCCGCGCTCGAATACGCCGAGCAGGGGATCCGCGTGAACGCGATCTGCCCCGGCGCCACCTTCACCGCGGCCCTCGCCGCGTGGAAGGACTCCTCCCCGCGCGAGTACGAGGGCTACACCTCAGCGATCCCGATGAAGCGCGCAGCGGAGCCGCGTGAGCAGGCGGATGCTGCGGTGTGGCTGTGCTCGGCAGAGGCCGGGTACGTCACCGGCACGCTGCTGAACGTGGACGGCGGCGAGGGGATCCTCGGCAAGCAGTGA
- a CDS encoding FAD-binding protein, producing MLEAARETGLPLAVRGGGHNIAGLDAVDDGMVLDLGRLRDVHVDRRTRLVTAALQHPGHE from the coding sequence GTGCTGGAGGCGGCGCGGGAGACGGGGCTCCCGCTCGCGGTGCGCGGCGGCGGCCACAACATCGCCGGCCTCGACGCGGTGGACGACGGGATGGTGCTGGACCTCGGCCGCCTAAGGGACGTGCACGTCGATCGGCGGACCCGGCTCGTGACCGCCGCGCTCCAGCATCCCGGGCACGAGTAG
- a CDS encoding CynX/NimT family MFS transporter — MISRSTDTTTRETFPVPGGEPPALSAAGGPAGASRGRWALLLLGIGLILLGLNLRIGIAAIGPVIGDIRASLGLSATTVSLLTTIPVVVFGAFAFLTPGLTRRLGMHRLLGVVLLVLAAGILLRLQPSMLALFAGTVLVGAAIAVGNVVMPAAIKQDFSHRIGVMMGLYTMALFVGAAFASGLTAPLLPVFGGSWRAALAIWAVPALLALTVWVPQLRRAPGRMKAGRSVADAPSEHGEPPFRSILTDPVAIAVTGFMGLQSLSYYTTVTWVPTILQDAGMEVSAAGAMIAYSAFPAALAALVSPALASRTRPAWLPPVLAVLLLGAAYLGLIVSAADGAWVWMTLLGLGLGASISLSLTYIVWRSPTAHLTGHLSTMSQGFGYLIAGLGPLGVGALHSLTGSWTEPLAVLGAILILQLFSGVVASRPVHIRARGAHGVEAAEREAGEECSSH; from the coding sequence ATGATCTCTCGCTCCACCGACACCACCACGAGGGAGACGTTCCCTGTTCCGGGCGGTGAACCGCCGGCGCTCTCGGCGGCCGGCGGGCCCGCCGGGGCATCGCGGGGCAGATGGGCGCTGCTGCTGCTCGGGATCGGGCTGATCCTGCTCGGGCTGAACCTGCGCATCGGCATCGCTGCGATCGGGCCGGTGATCGGTGACATCCGTGCCTCGCTCGGCCTGTCGGCGACCACGGTGAGCCTGCTGACCACGATCCCGGTCGTCGTGTTCGGCGCGTTCGCGTTCCTCACCCCGGGCCTGACGCGGCGGCTCGGGATGCACCGCCTGCTCGGGGTGGTGCTGCTCGTCCTGGCGGCGGGGATCCTGCTGCGGCTGCAGCCGAGCATGCTGGCCCTGTTCGCCGGAACGGTGCTCGTCGGCGCCGCCATCGCGGTCGGCAACGTCGTGATGCCGGCGGCGATCAAGCAGGACTTCTCCCATCGGATCGGGGTGATGATGGGCCTGTACACGATGGCGCTGTTCGTCGGCGCGGCCTTCGCCTCGGGGCTGACGGCGCCGCTGCTGCCCGTGTTCGGAGGGAGCTGGCGTGCGGCTCTCGCCATCTGGGCGGTGCCCGCGCTGCTCGCCCTGACCGTATGGGTGCCACAGCTGCGACGCGCGCCGGGACGGATGAAGGCCGGCCGATCGGTCGCCGATGCGCCGAGCGAGCACGGAGAGCCGCCGTTCCGGTCGATCCTCACCGACCCGGTCGCGATCGCGGTGACCGGGTTCATGGGCCTGCAGAGCCTGAGCTACTACACGACGGTGACGTGGGTGCCGACCATCCTGCAGGACGCGGGGATGGAGGTGAGCGCCGCAGGGGCGATGATCGCCTACTCCGCGTTTCCCGCCGCGCTCGCCGCCCTGGTCTCGCCGGCGCTGGCGTCGCGGACGCGCCCGGCCTGGTTGCCGCCGGTTCTGGCCGTGCTGCTCCTCGGCGCCGCCTATCTCGGGCTGATCGTCTCCGCCGCGGACGGAGCCTGGGTGTGGATGACGCTGCTCGGGCTGGGGCTCGGGGCATCGATCAGCCTCTCGCTCACTTACATCGTGTGGCGATCGCCGACCGCGCACCTCACCGGGCACCTCTCGACGATGTCGCAGGGCTTCGGCTACCTGATCGCGGGGCTCGGCCCCCTCGGGGTCGGCGCGCTTCACAGTCTCACCGGGAGCTGGACCGAGCCGTTGGCCGTTCTCGGCGCGATCCTGATCCTCCAGCTGTTCTCCGGGGTCGTCGCGAGCCGCCCGGTGCACATCCGTGCCCGCGGGGCGCACGGCGTCGAGGCTGCCGAGCGGGAGGCGGGCGAGGAGTGCAGCTCGCACTGA
- a CDS encoding arylsulfatase has protein sequence MTARPNIIIVLADDLGFSDIAPFGGEIDTPNLTRLSDRGIRMSSYYVTPRCSPSRAALMTGQNPHSVGIGVLTTDNRPNGYPGSLSTEVPTIAERLTEQGYSCGLFGKWHLSSDIENPGETGPTRRGFEEFHGILQGSSGYFRPRLMDGEERVAEQELEEDFHLTDHVTQRAVDFIRRQGQAGAPFLAMLTYTAPHWPLHAREEEIAKYRERYAGGWDGMRQQRLEGLHREGLYSEIHGVAAGQDLPAWGENAQWEIERMSVYAAQVEAMDRGIGAVLDSLEEAGVDDDTLVLFFSDNGGCAEELPTDNPHFPRKTEPRTTRTGDPVRFGNDPAIMPGPADTFQSYGVNWATVSNTPFRKWKSWVHEGGISTPFLASWPAGGIPSGGAVSPDLGHVTDILPTVLDIVGADRTGVGKSLLSSWQHPDEVGPERTLCWEHIGNAAVRRGSWKLVREWGSPWELYDLATDRIEAHDLSQQHPELVAELEQIYARWCEEQGVIDWQDVLDDHAERGLAPGQATS, from the coding sequence ATGACCGCTCGACCCAACATCATCATCGTCCTGGCCGACGATCTCGGCTTCTCCGACATCGCTCCGTTCGGCGGCGAGATCGACACCCCGAACCTCACCCGGCTCTCCGACCGGGGCATCCGCATGAGCTCCTACTATGTGACGCCGCGATGCAGCCCCTCCCGCGCCGCCCTGATGACCGGCCAGAACCCGCACAGCGTCGGGATCGGGGTGCTCACCACGGACAACCGGCCGAACGGCTATCCCGGTTCCCTCTCCACCGAGGTGCCGACGATCGCCGAGCGCCTCACGGAGCAGGGGTACTCCTGCGGGCTCTTCGGCAAGTGGCATCTCAGCAGCGATATCGAGAACCCCGGCGAGACCGGGCCTACCCGGCGCGGTTTCGAGGAGTTCCACGGCATCCTCCAGGGCTCCTCGGGATACTTCCGTCCCCGGCTCATGGACGGCGAGGAGCGGGTGGCCGAGCAGGAGCTGGAGGAGGACTTCCACCTCACCGACCACGTCACCCAGCGGGCGGTCGACTTCATCCGCCGCCAGGGCCAGGCCGGGGCACCCTTCCTCGCGATGCTCACTTATACGGCCCCGCACTGGCCGCTCCACGCCCGCGAGGAGGAGATCGCGAAATATCGCGAACGCTACGCAGGCGGCTGGGACGGAATGCGTCAGCAGCGGCTCGAGGGGCTGCACCGGGAGGGTCTGTACAGCGAGATCCACGGCGTCGCCGCCGGCCAGGACCTCCCGGCGTGGGGAGAGAACGCGCAGTGGGAGATCGAGCGGATGTCGGTCTACGCCGCTCAGGTCGAGGCGATGGACCGCGGGATCGGCGCGGTGCTGGACTCGCTCGAGGAGGCCGGGGTCGACGACGACACCCTGGTGCTGTTCTTCTCGGACAACGGCGGCTGCGCGGAGGAACTGCCGACGGACAACCCGCACTTCCCGCGGAAGACGGAGCCCCGCACCACCCGCACCGGGGACCCGGTGCGGTTCGGGAACGATCCAGCGATCATGCCCGGCCCGGCAGACACCTTCCAGAGCTACGGCGTCAACTGGGCCACCGTCTCGAACACCCCGTTTAGGAAGTGGAAGAGCTGGGTCCATGAAGGCGGTATCTCGACCCCGTTCCTGGCCTCCTGGCCCGCCGGGGGGATCCCCTCAGGCGGCGCCGTGAGCCCGGATCTGGGCCACGTCACGGACATCCTGCCCACGGTCCTCGACATCGTCGGCGCCGACCGTACCGGAGTGGGGAAGAGCCTCCTGAGCTCCTGGCAGCACCCCGACGAGGTAGGACCCGAGCGGACGCTCTGCTGGGAGCACATCGGGAACGCCGCCGTCCGTCGCGGCAGCTGGAAGCTGGTGCGTGAATGGGGCAGCCCCTGGGAGCTCTACGACCTCGCCACCGACCGTATCGAGGCCCACGACCTCTCCCAGCAGCACCCGGAGCTGGTCGCCGAGCTCGAGCAGATCTATGCCCGGTGGTGCGAGGAGCAGGGCGTCATCGACTGGCAGGACGTCCTGGACGACCACGCCGAGAGGGGACTGGCGCCCGGTCAGGCGACGTCGTGA
- a CDS encoding IclR family transcriptional regulator has product MTRAVTVLKEISHSTEPSSLSDLARSVQLSKPAVYNLLKTLEIEGLVRKSPDARYSLDWGMYELGTAVLRGVDVTRVARLHLDRLAARTGEAVLLAIIDDGSVLYVDRGQSDEAFSMVANVGRRSPLHSNASGKVLLAGQDPAFLDRLLEEPLQRSTPQTIVDPAALLDELERVRQQGYALCSQEQELGLSSVSVPIRDHTGSVHAALTVAGPSARVEHRAELDLADLLRTEAQEISDQLGAPRGETGGNRGSTGP; this is encoded by the coding sequence GTGACGCGCGCAGTCACCGTACTGAAGGAGATCAGTCACTCCACCGAGCCGAGCTCGCTCAGCGATCTCGCGCGGTCGGTGCAGCTGAGCAAACCGGCCGTCTACAACCTCCTGAAGACTCTCGAGATCGAGGGACTGGTGCGGAAGAGTCCAGATGCCCGGTACTCGCTGGACTGGGGAATGTACGAGCTGGGCACCGCAGTGCTGCGCGGTGTGGACGTGACCCGGGTGGCCCGGCTGCATCTGGACCGCTTGGCCGCAAGGACCGGCGAGGCAGTACTGCTGGCGATCATCGACGACGGCTCCGTGCTCTATGTGGATCGTGGGCAGTCCGACGAGGCCTTCTCGATGGTGGCCAATGTGGGGCGGAGATCTCCGCTGCACTCCAACGCCTCCGGCAAAGTATTGCTGGCGGGGCAGGATCCAGCGTTCCTCGACCGGCTGCTCGAAGAGCCGCTGCAACGGAGCACCCCGCAGACGATCGTCGACCCAGCAGCCCTCCTCGACGAGCTCGAACGAGTGCGCCAGCAGGGCTATGCACTGTGCTCCCAGGAGCAGGAGCTAGGCCTGTCCAGCGTCTCCGTCCCGATCCGGGACCACACGGGCTCGGTGCACGCCGCGCTGACGGTGGCCGGCCCCTCGGCCCGGGTGGAGCATCGCGCTGAGCTCGATCTCGCTGACCTACTCCGCACCGAAGCCCAGGAGATCAGCGATCAGCTGGGGGCTCCGCGCGGCGAGACCGGCGGAAACCGGGGTTCAACGGGGCCATGA
- a CDS encoding glycoside hydrolase family 88 protein, with translation MSAHPAAGPTNLQTPAAPAGLDGEGDEIYREAFDVARVQVRRLLVAHPGAFPTYTDGGAWHLGDDPWAPTWSAGFLTGMLWMFSDRDPTGWWREQAEAYSELLEHRKHDTGTHDIGFLFTPSWGRWHARSPSRRTREVLIAAGRTMGGRFNPHGRYLSTWVDPGSTFIDVMMNIAIIYQAAALSGDTSLAEIATSHARTSRRFLVRGDGTSVHEGWFDPETGIFERAATHQGCRADSSWVRGHAWAIYGFTDAFTWSGETAFLDTARLLADTYIDRSGDLLVPPNDWEDPQPPLPYESSAGAIAAAGLLRLADVDPTHLSRADSERYRTFARQVVAELSGPTFLARPGSDWEGVLRHGTYHYNNGVGVDESVMWGEHYYVEALHHILQSSTS, from the coding sequence GTGAGCGCACATCCAGCAGCAGGACCCACGAACCTTCAGACTCCGGCCGCCCCCGCCGGTCTCGACGGTGAGGGTGACGAGATCTATCGCGAGGCGTTCGACGTCGCGCGGGTACAGGTGCGCCGCTTGCTTGTTGCGCATCCCGGAGCCTTCCCCACCTACACCGATGGCGGAGCCTGGCACCTGGGGGATGATCCGTGGGCGCCGACCTGGTCCGCAGGGTTTCTCACCGGGATGCTCTGGATGTTCTCCGATCGCGACCCCACCGGGTGGTGGCGCGAGCAGGCTGAGGCGTACAGCGAGCTGCTCGAGCATCGCAAGCACGACACCGGCACCCACGACATCGGCTTCCTCTTCACTCCCAGCTGGGGACGCTGGCACGCCCGCTCGCCCAGCAGGCGCACGCGAGAGGTCCTGATCGCCGCCGGCCGGACCATGGGTGGGCGCTTTAATCCCCACGGCCGCTATCTCAGCACCTGGGTCGACCCGGGGAGCACCTTCATCGACGTCATGATGAACATCGCGATCATCTATCAGGCGGCGGCGCTCAGCGGGGATACCTCGCTCGCGGAGATCGCGACCTCCCATGCCCGCACCTCGCGGCGCTTCCTGGTCCGCGGTGACGGGACCAGTGTGCACGAGGGCTGGTTCGACCCGGAGACGGGGATCTTCGAGCGCGCCGCCACCCATCAGGGCTGCCGTGCGGACTCCAGCTGGGTGCGTGGCCACGCCTGGGCGATCTACGGATTCACCGATGCCTTCACCTGGAGCGGGGAGACCGCCTTCCTTGACACGGCCCGCCTGCTCGCCGACACCTACATCGATCGTTCCGGCGACCTACTGGTCCCGCCGAACGACTGGGAGGATCCGCAACCGCCGCTTCCTTACGAATCTTCAGCCGGCGCCATCGCGGCTGCGGGACTGCTGCGGCTGGCCGACGTCGACCCCACGCACCTGAGCCGAGCGGACAGCGAGCGGTACCGCACCTTCGCCCGCCAGGTGGTCGCCGAGCTCAGCGGGCCCACCTTCCTCGCTCGACCCGGCTCCGACTGGGAGGGCGTGCTGAGGCACGGGACCTACCACTACAACAACGGCGTCGGTGTCGACGAGAGCGTGATGTGGGGAGAGCACTACTACGTCGAGGCGCTCCACCACATCCTCCAGTCCTCGACGTCCTGA
- a CDS encoding acyl CoA:acetate/3-ketoacid CoA transferase, which produces MRFLSAEEAVALIPDAATVLVDGSGGGVNEPGKVLAALEERFLNTASPRGLTVVHISGMGSGNGDGIDHLAHEGLTTRVIGGHWAWSRKMQELAVDERIKAYCLPQGTLSHLLREIAGARPGPLSEVGIGTSVDPRLDGGRLNDSAVESINEIVELGGRTWIHTPSFPIDVTILRGTTADEHGNVSMEGEGLLAETLAAAQAAKAGNGLVIAQVRNRVPYGEIEADRVRVPGVLIDAIVVDPLQRLSHAIERDTLLEGRRRNTDLEIPPIPFTVRKVIARRAAEEVRARETVNLGFGMPDGVAAVLAEAGLAGDVTFTVEQGHVGGIPAGGGDFGMARNAQSSIDAGAQFDWYDGGGLDLAVLSFAQVDTAGNVNVSRFGRRLAGIGGFVNISQGAKRVIFVGTFEAGAAPTLDGRGGIALAGTGTRKFVDRVEQISFSGAVAAEQGKQILYITERAVFALTSTGLMLTEVAPGLDPERDVLAHMGFRPAISPNLREMSPALFGDGPFPLQLATVTHQEEASR; this is translated from the coding sequence ATGCGATTCCTCAGCGCAGAGGAGGCCGTCGCCCTCATCCCGGATGCGGCCACCGTCCTGGTGGACGGCTCCGGCGGCGGCGTCAACGAGCCCGGGAAGGTTCTGGCCGCCCTCGAGGAGCGATTCCTCAACACCGCCTCGCCGCGGGGGCTGACCGTCGTCCACATCTCCGGGATGGGCTCCGGGAACGGCGACGGGATCGACCATCTTGCCCATGAGGGGTTGACCACGAGGGTGATCGGCGGTCACTGGGCCTGGTCCCGGAAGATGCAGGAGCTCGCCGTCGACGAGAGGATCAAGGCTTACTGCCTGCCCCAGGGGACGCTGTCCCATCTGCTGCGCGAGATCGCTGGCGCCCGGCCAGGGCCCCTGTCCGAGGTCGGCATCGGCACCTCGGTGGATCCGCGGCTCGATGGCGGACGCCTGAACGATTCCGCCGTCGAATCGATCAATGAGATCGTCGAGCTCGGCGGGCGCACGTGGATCCACACTCCGTCGTTCCCGATCGACGTCACGATCCTGCGGGGCACCACAGCCGACGAGCACGGGAATGTGTCCATGGAGGGTGAGGGCCTGCTCGCCGAGACCCTGGCTGCGGCCCAGGCGGCGAAGGCAGGTAACGGCCTGGTGATCGCTCAGGTCCGCAATCGGGTGCCCTACGGGGAGATCGAAGCCGACCGCGTCCGTGTCCCCGGGGTCCTCATCGATGCGATCGTGGTCGACCCCCTGCAGCGGCTCTCCCACGCTATCGAGCGAGACACACTGCTGGAGGGTCGCCGACGGAACACAGATCTCGAGATCCCTCCCATTCCGTTCACCGTCCGCAAGGTCATTGCGCGCCGAGCCGCCGAAGAGGTGCGAGCCCGGGAGACCGTCAACCTCGGTTTCGGGATGCCGGACGGCGTGGCCGCGGTCCTCGCGGAGGCGGGCCTCGCCGGAGACGTGACGTTCACCGTGGAGCAGGGCCACGTCGGCGGCATCCCCGCGGGCGGCGGGGACTTCGGTATGGCCCGCAACGCCCAGTCCTCGATCGATGCCGGTGCGCAGTTCGACTGGTACGACGGCGGCGGGCTTGACCTCGCGGTGCTCAGCTTCGCCCAGGTCGACACCGCAGGGAATGTCAACGTGAGCCGCTTCGGCCGTCGCCTGGCAGGGATCGGCGGCTTCGTGAACATCTCCCAGGGAGCGAAGCGGGTCATCTTTGTGGGGACCTTCGAGGCCGGCGCTGCGCCCACGCTCGATGGTCGCGGCGGGATTGCACTCGCCGGAACCGGAACCCGCAAGTTCGTGGACCGGGTCGAGCAGATCAGCTTCTCCGGCGCTGTGGCCGCAGAGCAGGGCAAGCAGATCCTCTATATCACCGAACGAGCCGTCTTTGCGCTGACCTCCACCGGCCTGATGCTCACCGAAGTCGCACCGGGCCTGGACCCCGAGCGTGACGTGCTCGCCCACATGGGCTTCCGCCCCGCCATCTCGCCGAACCTGCGCGAGATGAGCCCGGCGCTGTTCGGCGACGGCCCGTTCCCGCTCCAGCTGGCCACCGTCACCCACCAGGAAGAGGCTTCTCGATGA
- a CDS encoding enoyl-CoA hydratase/isomerase family protein, with protein MTLSISTAEDGILLATIDRAAKGNALDTPTIDALGALAGELHADPAQARALLITGAGDRAFSAGADISTLRGLSADDARRQMLHGQDVFERIEALPMVTVAVLNGVALGGGLELAMACDLRTAALSARLGQPEITLANIPGWGGTQRLPRLVGKGRALEMILSGDPISAETAFGWGLVNAVGEDALAEALALTSRIIRHVPGAVAAAKDAVAVGEAAGIQHGMRHEAELVGQRCNTPEQREAVEAFLHRRKPHPEDQR; from the coding sequence ATGACTCTCTCGATCTCCACAGCCGAAGACGGGATCCTGCTCGCCACGATCGACCGGGCCGCCAAGGGCAACGCCCTGGACACCCCAACCATCGACGCGCTCGGTGCGCTCGCCGGTGAGCTGCACGCCGATCCAGCACAGGCTCGCGCGCTGCTCATCACCGGCGCCGGAGACCGTGCCTTCTCCGCCGGAGCGGACATCTCCACCCTGCGGGGCCTCTCCGCCGACGATGCCCGCCGGCAGATGCTCCACGGACAGGACGTCTTCGAACGGATCGAGGCCCTGCCCATGGTCACGGTCGCAGTGCTCAACGGCGTCGCTCTCGGCGGGGGCCTCGAGCTCGCCATGGCCTGCGACCTGCGCACCGCTGCGCTCTCCGCCCGTCTCGGCCAGCCGGAGATCACCCTCGCCAACATCCCCGGCTGGGGAGGCACGCAGCGCCTGCCCCGCCTTGTCGGAAAGGGCCGGGCACTGGAGATGATCCTGTCCGGAGACCCGATCAGTGCCGAGACTGCGTTCGGCTGGGGGCTGGTCAACGCCGTCGGCGAGGACGCACTCGCCGAGGCGCTCGCTCTGACCTCGCGCATCATCCGCCATGTTCCGGGAGCGGTCGCTGCAGCGAAGGACGCCGTCGCTGTGGGGGAGGCGGCCGGTATTCAGCATGGAATGCGGCATGAGGCCGAGCTCGTCGGACAGCGCTGCAACACCCCCGAGCAGCGCGAGGCCGTCGAAGCATTTCTGCACCGCCGGAAGCCCCACCCGGAGGACCAGCGTTAA
- a CDS encoding C4-dicarboxylate TRAP transporter substrate-binding protein has product MKSRFTRRSLLGGAAVGAAALSLPACSRFSGGDGDTTLLMSTSQSENAPIVQGLQAWADAVAEESDGALTVEIHPSGSLGSDEDVIEQALQGANIALLTDGGRMSNYVADIGIIGMAYITDSYDDVVAITESDTFKGWDEELLGQNIKMLAYNWYDGPRNFYTNTLIEAPEDLGGLRIRTPGAPAWAESVRSLGAEPIAMSWGETYNAMQSGAIDGVEAQSTSAYPSSTFEVAANMARTEHFHLAQFIMAGNGWFESIPEDLRTVLVDTCKAQGTENAQLVIDKGGEFEDLMAEEGLEINEPDKAPFIEASQAAYDKLGFTELRDQLWSEIGK; this is encoded by the coding sequence ATGAAGTCACGATTCACGCGACGCTCGCTTCTCGGCGGAGCAGCTGTCGGCGCCGCTGCCCTCTCCCTGCCTGCCTGCTCCCGTTTCAGCGGCGGTGACGGCGACACGACGCTGCTGATGTCCACCTCCCAGAGCGAGAATGCTCCGATCGTGCAGGGGCTGCAGGCCTGGGCCGATGCTGTTGCCGAGGAATCCGACGGCGCCCTGACCGTCGAGATCCATCCCTCTGGTTCGCTGGGCAGCGACGAAGATGTCATCGAACAGGCGCTGCAGGGGGCGAACATTGCGCTCCTGACCGACGGCGGCCGGATGAGCAACTACGTCGCCGACATCGGCATCATCGGGATGGCCTACATCACCGACAGCTACGACGACGTCGTCGCCATCACCGAATCCGACACCTTCAAGGGCTGGGACGAGGAGCTCTTGGGACAGAACATCAAGATGCTGGCCTACAACTGGTATGACGGGCCTCGCAACTTCTACACCAACACGCTCATCGAGGCGCCGGAGGACCTCGGCGGTCTCCGAATCCGCACCCCCGGAGCGCCCGCCTGGGCGGAGTCCGTCCGCTCCCTGGGCGCCGAGCCGATCGCGATGTCATGGGGCGAGACCTACAACGCCATGCAGAGCGGCGCGATCGACGGGGTCGAGGCACAATCCACCTCCGCCTACCCCAGCTCGACCTTCGAGGTCGCCGCCAACATGGCGCGAACCGAACACTTCCACCTCGCCCAGTTCATCATGGCCGGAAACGGGTGGTTCGAATCCATCCCGGAGGACCTGCGCACGGTGCTCGTCGATACCTGCAAGGCCCAGGGCACGGAGAACGCGCAGCTGGTGATCGACAAGGGCGGCGAGTTCGAGGATCTGATGGCCGAGGAGGGCCTGGAGATCAACGAGCCTGACAAGGCCCCGTTCATCGAGGCGTCGCAGGCGGCCTACGACAAGCTCGGCTTCACGGAGCTGCGAGACCAGTTGTGGTCAGAGATCGGTAAGTGA
- a CDS encoding TRAP transporter small permease, which yields MQALKNAYALFCRIEQALVALLIVAITLLIFGSAVARTLGHPVNITTDLALLMFAWVVFIGADVSLQQADFLRVEILLKTFPLKLQKILYYIFSVAAIVVLALIVNLGVPLALDNSARLFQTLGISYAWATMSAPVGCALMIVTIVLKMVKHWRDEEIVLVQSEAI from the coding sequence ATGCAAGCCCTGAAGAATGCCTACGCCCTCTTCTGCAGGATCGAGCAGGCGCTCGTGGCACTGCTCATCGTGGCGATCACCCTGCTGATCTTCGGATCTGCAGTGGCGCGCACACTGGGGCATCCGGTCAACATCACGACCGATCTGGCTCTGCTGATGTTCGCCTGGGTCGTCTTCATCGGAGCGGACGTCTCGCTCCAACAGGCGGACTTCCTGAGGGTTGAAATCCTCCTGAAGACCTTCCCGCTGAAGCTGCAGAAGATCCTCTACTACATCTTCTCGGTGGCGGCCATCGTGGTGCTCGCGCTCATCGTGAACCTCGGCGTGCCGCTGGCGCTGGACAACTCGGCACGGCTCTTCCAGACGCTCGGGATCAGCTATGCCTGGGCGACCATGAGCGCGCCCGTCGGCTGCGCGCTGATGATCGTGACGATCGTCCTGAAGATGGTCAAGCACTGGCGCGACGAAGAAATCGTCCTCGTCCAGAGTGAGGCGATCTGA